Proteins from a single region of Macrotis lagotis isolate mMagLag1 chromosome 2, bilby.v1.9.chrom.fasta, whole genome shotgun sequence:
- the GPD1 gene encoding glycerol-3-phosphate dehydrogenase [NAD(+)], cytoplasmic, which yields MAGKKVCIVGSGNWGSAIAKIVGSNVAQLAQFDSQVTMWVFEEEISGQKLTEIINTKHENVKYLPGHKLPPNVVAVPDVIRAAADADILIFVVPHQFIGKICDQLKGHLKGNTIGVSLIKGVDEGPDGLKLISEVIQERLGIPISVLMGANIANEVAEEKFCETTIGCKDPAQGQLLKELLQTPNFRITVVPEVDTVEICGALKNVVAVGAGFCDGLGFGDNTKAAVIRLGLMEMIAFAKLFCKGSVSSATFLESCGVADLITTCYGGRNRKVAEAFARTGKSIEQLEKELLNGQKLQGPQTARELHSILKHKGLVDKFPLFMAVYQVCYEGHPIQKFIHCLQNHPEHM from the exons ATGGCTGGCAAGAAGGTCTGCATTGTGGGCTCGGGGAACTG GGGCTCAGCTATCGCCAAGATTGTGGGTAGCAATGTGGCCCAGCTGGCACAGTTTGACTCTCAGGTCACCATGTGGGTGTTTGAGGAGGAAATATCGGGCCAAAAGCTAACAGAGATCATCAACACGAAGCATGAGAATGTCAAATATCTTCCTGGGCACAAGCTGCCACCCAATGTG GTGGCTGTCCCAGATGTGATCCGGGCTGCAGCGGATGCAGACATCCTCATTTTTGTGGTGCCCCATCAATTCATTGGCAAAATCTGTGACCAGCTCAAGGGTCATCTGAAGGGAAATACCATTGGGGTGTCTCTTATCAAG GGTGTGGATGAGGGCCCTGATGGGCTGAAGTTGATCTCTGAGGTGATCCAGGAACGACTGGGCATCCCCATTAGTGTGCTGATGGGGGCCAATATTGCCAATGAGGTGGCTGAAGAGAAATTCTGTGAAACCACCATTG GCTGCAAGGACCCGGCCCAAGGGCAGCTGCTGAAGGAGCTGTTGCAAACACCGAATTTCCGAATAACTGTGGTGCCAGAAGTGGACACAGTAGAGATCTGTGGGGCCCTCAAG AATGTGGTTGCTGTTGGAGCTGGCTTCTGTGATGGCCTGGGCTTTGGGGACAACACAAAGGCTGCTGTGATCCGGCTGGGACTCATGGAAATGATCGCATTCGCCAAACTCTTCTGCAAGGGCTCAGTCTCCTCAGCTACCTTCCTGGAAAGCTGTGGGGTTGCTGATCTTATTACCACCTGTTATGGAGGTCGGAACCGAAAAGTGGCTGAAGCCTTTGCCCGAACTGGAAAG TCTATcgaacaactggaaaaggagctgcTGAATGGGCAGAAGCTGCAGGGGCCACAGACAGCTCGGGAGCTACACAGCATTCTGAAACACAAAGGCCTGGTGGACAA ATTCCCCTTGTTTATGGCAGTGTACCAGGTCTGTTATGAAGGTCACCCCATCCAGAAATTCATCCACTGCCTCCAGAACCACCCAGAACACATGTGa
- the SMARCD1 gene encoding SWI/SNF-related matrix-associated actin-dependent regulator of chromatin subfamily D member 1: MAARAGFQSVAPSGGAGAASGAGAAAALGPGGTPGPPVRMGPAPGQGLYRSPMPGAAYPRPGMLPGSRMTPQGPSMGPPGYGGNPSVRPGLAQSGIDQSRKRPAPQQIPQVQQQAVQNRNHNAKKKKMADKILPQRIRELVPESQAYMDLLAFERKLDQTIMRKRLDIQEALKRPIKQKRKLRIFISNTFNPAKSDAEDGEGTVASWELRVEGRLLEDSALSKYDATKQKRKFSSFFKSLVIELDKDLYGPDNHLVEWHRTATTQETDGFQVKRPGDVNVRCTVLLMLDYQPPQFKLDPRLARLLGIHTQTRPVIIQALWQYIKTHKLQDPHEREFVICDKYLQQIFESQRMKFSEIPQRLHALLMPPEPIIINHVISVDPNDQKKTACYDIDVEVDDTLKTQMNSFLLSTASQQEIAALDNKIHETIETINQLKTQREFMLSFARDPQGFINDWLQSQCRDLKTMTDVVGNPEEERRAEFYFQPWAQEAVCRYFYSKVQQRRQELEQALGIRNT; the protein is encoded by the exons ATGGCGGCCCGGGCTGGTTTCCAGTCGGTGGCTCCGAGCGGCGGCGCCGGAGCCGCGTCGGGGGCGGGCGCGGCGGCCGCTCTGGGCCCGGGGGGTACCCCGGGGCCCCCGGTGCGAATGGGCCCGGCCCCCGGCCAAGGGCTCTACCGCTCCCCGATGCCCGGAGCAGCCTATCCG CGTCCGGGCATGTTGCCAGGGAGCCGTATGACACCTCAGGGACCTTCTATGGGACCTCCTGGCTATGGGGGGAACCCTTCAGTTCGACCTGGTCTGGCCCAGTCAGGAATAGATCAGTCCCGAAAGAGACCAGCTCCTCAGCAGATTCCACAGGTCCAGCAGCAGGCAGTCCAGAATAGAAATCACAA tgcaaagaaaaagaagatggctGACAAAATTCTACCTCAAAGG ATTCGTGAGCTGGTACCAGAATCCCAGGCCTATATGGATCTCTTAGCTTTTGAAAGGAAACTGGATCAGACCATCATGAGGAAACGGCTAGATATCCAGGAGGCCTTGAAACGACCTATCAAG CAAAAACGGAAACTTCGTATTTTTATTTCGAATACTTTCAATCCAGCTAAATCAGATGCTGAAGATGGGGAAGGAACTGTGGCTTCCTGGGAGCTTCGGGTGGAAGGTCGGCTCCTTGAGGAT TCAGCTTTGTCTAAATATGATGCTACCAAACAGAAGCGTAAATTCTCCTCCTTCTTTAAGTCTTTGGTGATTGAGCTGGACAAAGATTTATACGGGCCAGATAACCACCTGGTGGAA TGGCACAGGACTGCTACCACCCAGGAGACAGATGGCTTCCAGGTGAAGCGGCCAGGAGATGTAAATGTTCGTTGCACTGTTTTGCTGATGCTAGATTACCAG CCTCCTCAGTTTAAATTGGACCCCCGCCTGGCCCGGCTTCTGGGTATCCACACCCAGACTCGTCCAGTGATTATCCAAGCACTGTGGCAGTACATCAAGACTCATAAACTTCAGGACCCTCATGAACGGGAGTTCGTTATTTGTGATAAGTACCTGCAGCAG ATATTTGAGTCACAACGGATGAAGTTCTCAGAGATCCCCCAGCGGCTCCATGCCTTGCTAATGCCACCAGAGCCCATCATCATTAATCATGTCATCAG TGTTGACCCCAATGATCAGAAGAAGACTGCCTGTTATGACATTGATGTGGAAGTGGATGATACCCTTAAGACCCAAATGAACTCCTTCCTGCTATCTACTGCAAGCCAGCAGGAAATTGCTGCTCTAGACAACAAG ATCCATGAGACAATAGAGACCATCAACCAGCTGAAAACCCAGAGAGAGTTCATGCTGAGTTTTGCAAGAGACCCCCAGGGCTTCATCAACGATTGGCTTCAGTCCCAGTGCCGGGATCTGAAG ACCATGACTGATGTGGTGGGTAACCCAGAGGAGGAGCGCCGAGCTGAATTCTACTTCCAGCCATGGGCTCAGGAGGCTGTGTGCAGATATTTCTACTCTAAG gTGCAACAAAGACGGCAGGAACTGGAGCAGGCTCTGGGCATCCGAAATACATAA
- the ASIC1 gene encoding acid-sensing ion channel 1 isoform X1 has translation MPIQIFCSLSFSSGEDPGAVRDSWGPNQHQQEESESESEEEEEEEKETKEEEEGLAMDLVAFANSCTLHGASHVFVSGGLGPRQALWAVAFALALGTFLYQVGDRVTYYRSYPHVTLLDEVSTSELAFPAVTFCNTNAVRLSQLSYPDLLYLAPLLGLEDGEDPGVPLAPPGPDAFSGEPFNLHRFYNRSCHRLEDMLLYCSYRGGPCGPHNFSVVFTRYGKCYTFNAGQDGRPLLKTMKGGTGNGLEIMLDIQQDEYLPVWGETDETSFEAGIKVQIHSQDEPPFIDQLGFGVAPGFQTFVACQEQRLIYLPPPWGTCKAVTMDSDFFDSYSITACRIDCETRYLVENCNCRMVHMPGDAPYCTPEQYKECADPALDFLVEKDQDYCVCEMPCNLTRYGKELSMVKIPSKASAKYLAKKFNKSEQYIGENILVLDIFFEVLNYETIEQKKAYEIAGLLGDIGGQMGLFIGASILTVLELFDYAYEVIKHKLCRRGRCQKESKRNSADKGVALSLDDVKRHNPCESLRGHPAGMTYAANILPHHPTRGTFEDFTC, from the exons ATGCCCATCCAGATTTTCTGCTCTCTGTCCTTCTCCTCGGGTGAGGACCCGGGGGCTGTAAGAGACAGCTGGGGCCCCAACCAACATCAGCAAGAGGAGTCTGAATCTGAGtcagaagaggaggaggaggaagagaaagagacaaaggaggaagaggaaggctTAGCCATGGATTTGGTGGCCTTTGCCAACAGCTGTACCCTCCATGGTGCCAGCCATGTTTTTGTGTCAGGGGGCTTAGGGCCACGCCAGGCATTATGGGCTGTGGCCTTTGCCCTGGCTTTGGGCACCTTTTTGTACCAGGTGGGAGATCGGGTGACCTATTACCGAAGCTACCCACATGTGACATTGCTGGATGAGGTGTCTACTTCTGAGCTGGCCTTTCCAGCTGTTACCTTTTGCAACACCAATGCTGTACGGTTGTCCCAGCTCAGCTATCCTGACCTGCTCTACCTGGCCCCACTGCTTGGGCTGGAGGATGGGGAAGACCCTGGTGTGCCCCTTGCTCCACCAGGCCCTGATGCCTTCTCTGGGGAGCCTTTCAACTTGCACCGTTTCTACAATCGCTCCTGCCACCGGCTGGAGGACATGCTACTCTACTGCTCTTATCGAGGGGGCCCTTGTGGCCCCCACAACTTTTCTGTG GTCTTTACACGCTATGGAAAATGCTACACATTCAATGCAGGCCAGGATGGGCGACCACTACTCAAGACTATGAAGGGTGGGACAGGCAATGGGCTAGAGATAATGTTGGACATCCAACAGGATGAGTACCTGCCAGTCTGGGGAGAAACAG ATGAAACTTCCTTTGAGGCTGGGATCAAGGTACAGATACACAGTCAGGATGAACCTCCTTTCATTGACCAACTAGGCTTTGGTGTGGCTCCTGGGTTCCAGACCTTTGTGGCTTGCCAGGAGCAACGG CTCATCTATTTGCCTCCACCTTGGGGTACTTGTAAAGCTGTTACCATGGACTCAGATTTCTTTGACTCATACAGCATCACAGCTTGTCGAATTGACTGTGAAACGCGTTATCTAGTGGAGAACTGCAACTGCCGCATGGTGCACATGCCAG GTGATGCTCCATACTGCACACCTGAGCAATATAAGGAGTGTGCAGATCCTGCTTTGG ATTTCCTGGTGGAGAAGGACCAGGATTATTGTGTGTGTGAAATGCCCTGTAACCTGACTCGCTATGGGAAGGAGCTGTCCATGGTCAAGATTCCCAGCAAGGCCTCAGCCAAGTATTTGGCCAAAAAGTTCAACAAGTCGGAGCAGTACATTGG GGAAAACATCCTGGTGCTGGACATCTTTTTTGAAGTCTTGAACTATGAGACCATTGAACAAAAAAAAGCCTATGAGATTGCAGGACTCCTGG GTGACATTGGGGGTCAGATGGGATTGTTCATTGGAGCAAGCATCCTGACTGTTCTGGAACTCTTCGACTATGCTTATGAG GTGATTAAGCACAAGCTGTGTCGTCGGGGTAGGTGCCAAAAGGAATCTAAAAGGAACAGTGCAGACAAGGGTGTAGCCCTTAGCCTGGATGATGTCAAGCGACAT aaCCCCTGTGAGAGCCTCCGGGGCCATCCTGCTGGGATGACATATGCCGCCAACATCCTACCTCACCATCCAACCCGAGGCACCTTTGAGGACTTTACCTGCTGA